One Chitinophagaceae bacterium C216 genomic window carries:
- the ilvB gene encoding Acetolactate synthase large subunit: protein METATTPQTKTTAPEVKEISGSVAVLEALIAEGVDTIFGYPGGAIMPIYDALYDYNDKIKHILVRHEQGGIHAAQGYARASGKVGVAFATSGPGATNLVTGLADAQIDSTPIVCITGQVFAHLLGTDAFQETDVINVTMPVTKWNYQVTDASEIPSVMAKAFYIARSGRPGPVLIDITKNAQLQLFKAAPYQKCTHVRSYRPKPIVRKEYIEQAAELINKAEKPFVIFGQGVILGNAEKEFKAFIEKAGTPTAWTIMGEGAIPTDHPLGVGMLGMHGNYGPNVLTNECDVLIAVGMRFDDRVTGRLDKYAKQAQVIHLDIDPAEIDKNVKTTVPVWGDCKETLPLLTALIEKKEHTAWLNKFKEYAEEEYNQCIQPEMYPQGDIMSMAEVIRELNELTKGEAIIVTDVGQHQMVACRYAKFNQSRSNITSGGLGTMGFGLPAAIGAKYGAPDREVIAVIGDGGFQMTLQELGTIMQFGAPVKILILNNEFLGMVRQWQQLFHDKRYSFVNITSPNFVTLAKAYGIEGNSISKRDDLKTALKTMLEHNGSYLLEVMVGRENNVFPMVPQGCSVAEIRLK from the coding sequence ATGGAAACAGCAACAACACCACAAACAAAAACAACCGCACCCGAAGTAAAAGAAATCAGCGGTAGTGTAGCTGTATTGGAAGCATTAATAGCTGAAGGCGTGGATACCATATTCGGATATCCGGGCGGTGCTATAATGCCTATTTATGATGCACTCTATGATTATAACGATAAAATCAAACATATACTGGTCCGTCATGAACAGGGAGGTATTCATGCCGCACAGGGTTATGCACGTGCCAGCGGGAAAGTAGGTGTGGCTTTTGCTACCAGTGGCCCCGGTGCCACCAACCTGGTAACAGGTTTAGCCGATGCTCAGATAGACTCCACTCCTATTGTATGTATCACAGGTCAGGTGTTCGCACATCTGTTAGGTACTGATGCTTTTCAGGAAACCGATGTAATCAACGTCACCATGCCGGTTACCAAGTGGAACTATCAGGTTACCGATGCAAGCGAAATTCCTTCGGTAATGGCTAAGGCTTTCTATATTGCCCGCAGTGGCCGTCCGGGTCCGGTACTGATAGACATCACCAAAAACGCACAGCTTCAATTATTCAAAGCAGCCCCTTATCAAAAATGTACCCATGTTCGCAGCTATCGCCCTAAACCTATCGTGCGCAAAGAGTACATTGAACAAGCGGCCGAGCTTATTAATAAAGCGGAAAAACCCTTCGTAATTTTTGGTCAGGGAGTAATATTGGGCAATGCCGAAAAAGAGTTCAAAGCGTTTATTGAAAAAGCCGGTACTCCTACGGCATGGACCATTATGGGAGAAGGTGCTATTCCTACCGACCACCCGCTGGGCGTAGGTATGCTGGGTATGCATGGTAATTACGGTCCCAACGTTCTAACCAATGAATGTGATGTACTCATCGCTGTAGGTATGCGTTTCGATGACCGCGTAACCGGACGTCTAGACAAATACGCCAAACAGGCACAAGTAATCCATTTAGATATTGACCCTGCAGAGATTGACAAGAATGTAAAGACCACTGTGCCTGTATGGGGCGACTGTAAGGAAACATTACCACTCCTTACTGCATTAATCGAAAAGAAAGAGCATACTGCCTGGTTAAATAAGTTTAAAGAATACGCCGAGGAAGAATACAATCAATGCATTCAACCAGAAATGTATCCTCAGGGCGATATAATGAGCATGGCTGAGGTTATAAGAGAACTCAATGAGCTTACTAAAGGTGAAGCCATCATCGTTACAGACGTAGGCCAACACCAGATGGTAGCCTGTCGCTATGCAAAATTCAATCAATCCCGAAGCAATATTACTTCTGGTGGATTGGGAACCATGGGCTTTGGCCTGCCGGCCGCTATAGGGGCCAAATATGGCGCACCTGATAGAGAAGTAATTGCTGTTATTGGCGACGGAGGTTTTCAGATGACATTGCAAGAACTGGGTACCATTATGCAGTTTGGCGCACCCGTAAAAATTCTAATATTGAACAATGAATTCTTAGGCATGGTACGTCAGTGGCAGCAACTGTTCCACGACAAACGATACTCCTTTGTAAATATTACTAGTCCAAACTTCGTTACATTAGCCAAAGCTTATGGAATAGAAGGTAATTCTATAAGCAAACGCGATGATCTAAAGACTGCACTTAAAACCATGCTGGAACACAATGGTAGCTATTTGCTGGAAGTAATGGTAGGCCGTGAAAATAACGTGTTCCCCATGGTACCACAGGGATGTAGTGTGGCAGAAATTCGATTAAAATAA
- the trpB_2 gene encoding Tryptophan synthase beta chain, which translates to MQSSYKEPNELGYYGEFGGAYIPEMLYPNVEELRVNYLEIIHSASFQEEYKGLLKDYAGRETPLYYASRLSQKYNTNIYLKREDLCHTGAHKVNNTIGQILVAERLGKKRIIAETGAGQHGVATATVCALKGLQCIVYMGEKDIERQAPNVARMKMLGATVVPATSGSRTLKDATNEAIRDWINHPEETFYIIGSVVGPHPYPDMVARFQSVISSEIRTQLKEKTGTELPKAVIACVGGGSNAAGTFYHFLDEPSVDIIAVEAAGCGVHSGKSAATTQLGRPGILHGSKSYVMQTEDGQVVEPHSISAGLDYPGIGPLHANLHATGRGKFLSATDQEALDAAFELARLEGIIPALESAHALAALNKVQFAKEDNVVICLSGRGDKDMDTYMRVMATS; encoded by the coding sequence ATGCAATCAAGTTATAAAGAACCCAACGAGCTGGGTTACTACGGCGAATTTGGCGGTGCTTATATTCCGGAAATGCTATATCCCAATGTGGAAGAGCTTCGTGTCAATTATCTCGAAATTATCCATAGTGCTTCTTTTCAAGAAGAATATAAGGGTTTGCTGAAGGATTATGCCGGACGTGAAACTCCCTTGTATTATGCATCTCGTTTATCACAGAAGTATAATACTAATATTTATTTGAAGCGTGAAGACCTCTGTCATACAGGAGCCCATAAAGTGAACAATACTATAGGCCAGATATTGGTGGCAGAGCGTTTGGGTAAAAAGCGCATTATAGCCGAGACTGGGGCCGGACAGCATGGTGTGGCCACGGCAACAGTGTGTGCGCTGAAAGGACTGCAGTGTATTGTGTATATGGGTGAAAAAGACATTGAGCGTCAGGCCCCCAATGTGGCTCGTATGAAAATGCTAGGAGCTACGGTGGTACCAGCTACCAGCGGCAGCCGCACTTTAAAAGATGCTACGAATGAAGCCATTCGTGATTGGATTAATCATCCCGAAGAAACGTTTTATATTATAGGAAGTGTAGTGGGACCTCATCCTTATCCGGATATGGTGGCCCGCTTTCAGAGTGTTATCAGCAGTGAGATTCGTACACAGCTGAAAGAGAAAACAGGTACGGAGTTACCTAAGGCCGTTATTGCTTGCGTAGGAGGTGGAAGTAATGCCGCAGGTACTTTCTATCATTTTCTAGATGAACCTTCAGTAGATATCATCGCTGTAGAAGCAGCAGGTTGTGGAGTACATTCTGGTAAAAGTGCTGCAACGACTCAATTGGGCCGTCCAGGTATTCTGCATGGTAGCAAAAGTTATGTAATGCAGACCGAAGACGGTCAGGTAGTAGAACCTCATAGTATTTCTGCCGGACTGGATTATCCCGGTATCGGACCGCTACATGCGAATTTACACGCCACCGGGAGGGGTAAGTTTTTGAGTGCAACCGATCAGGAAGCATTGGATGCAGCTTTCGAATTAGCGCGTCTGGAAGGTATTATTCCTGCCTTGGAAAGTGCCCATGCGTTGGCTGCATTGAATAAAGTGCAATTTGCGAAAGAGGATAATGTTGTGATATGCCTTAGTGGTCGTGGAGATAAGGATATGGATACTTATATGAGAGTGATGGCCACAAGCTAA
- the modF gene encoding ABC transporter ATP-binding protein ModF, which yields MTRLRIENLSVHYGTKTVLDNIAFKADAGSCWIIRGISGSGKTTLGLAIAGRIKYMGGIHIQYDENSPLPAQTLYVENWYRFTNLEGDRNFYYQQRYNRQQRRETLTIERELEVFGATHALQRETLDKLIAAFNYSKVLDEQLFEVSSGEHKKLQLIKALWLRPQLLIIDQPYTGLDTASRKTLNNLFYTYTQAGGTLLLLGNDPELPEGDLHFATMNHGKLALGDHLPTSIKKALKPLPDFLKTSPEYTSTNLISMKDVNIHYDEKYVLRDINWEVNAGERWLLQGPNGSGKSTLLSLITADHPQAYAHDIKLFGVRRGSGESIWDIKKRIGMISPELHWYFDTTASVADSIASGFFDANGLYQPLRYSQKVQLEELLHFLDLYDVKNELLATQPLGKQRLALLGRTIIKNPQLLVLDEPCQGLDNEQTQYFNDLIDEISKNGITIIYVGHFESLLPSCLTHRLVLQEGRIVERTTTTHDAKLP from the coding sequence ATGACGAGATTGAGGATTGAAAACCTATCGGTACATTACGGTACTAAAACTGTATTAGACAATATAGCATTTAAGGCTGATGCAGGCAGTTGTTGGATCATACGTGGTATAAGCGGGAGTGGGAAAACCACATTAGGACTAGCAATTGCAGGAAGAATAAAATATATGGGTGGTATCCATATACAGTATGACGAGAACAGCCCTCTTCCCGCACAGACATTATATGTAGAGAACTGGTATCGTTTTACTAACCTTGAAGGGGATCGAAATTTTTATTATCAACAACGCTATAATCGCCAGCAACGAAGAGAAACTTTAACAATTGAACGTGAACTAGAAGTATTCGGAGCAACACATGCTTTACAAAGAGAAACTCTTGACAAACTCATTGCTGCTTTTAACTACTCAAAAGTATTGGATGAGCAGCTCTTTGAAGTTTCCAGTGGCGAACATAAAAAACTACAGCTGATTAAAGCCCTATGGCTGCGGCCACAACTGCTGATTATAGATCAGCCCTATACTGGATTAGATACCGCATCCCGAAAAACATTGAATAATTTGTTTTACACCTACACGCAGGCGGGAGGTACGCTGTTGCTTTTAGGCAACGATCCAGAACTACCAGAAGGAGATTTGCACTTTGCAACAATGAACCATGGCAAACTAGCATTAGGAGATCATCTTCCTACAAGCATTAAAAAGGCATTGAAACCGCTGCCCGATTTTCTAAAAACATCACCTGAGTATACCAGCACAAATTTAATCAGCATGAAGGATGTAAACATCCATTATGATGAAAAGTATGTACTCCGCGACATCAATTGGGAAGTGAATGCTGGAGAACGATGGCTTCTGCAAGGCCCTAACGGCTCAGGCAAATCTACTTTATTAAGTCTCATTACCGCCGACCACCCACAGGCATATGCACATGACATAAAACTTTTTGGCGTACGACGCGGCAGTGGCGAAAGCATCTGGGACATTAAAAAACGTATTGGCATGATATCTCCAGAGTTGCACTGGTATTTCGATACCACCGCAAGTGTGGCAGATAGTATAGCCTCCGGATTCTTTGACGCCAATGGATTGTATCAACCTTTGAGGTATTCTCAAAAAGTACAGTTAGAAGAGCTGTTACACTTTCTCGATCTGTACGATGTAAAAAATGAGCTGCTGGCAACCCAGCCCTTGGGCAAACAACGACTGGCATTGTTGGGACGTACCATTATCAAGAACCCGCAACTACTAGTGCTGGATGAACCCTGCCAAGGATTGGATAATGAACAGACGCAATACTTCAACGACTTAATAGACGAAATCAGCAAAAACGGTATAACGATTATATACGTTGGGCACTTCGAATCACTATTACCCAGCTGTCTAACTCACAGACTAGTATTACAAGAAGGTCGTATTGTAGAACGTACCACTACTACACACGACGCAAAGCTTCCGTAG
- the ydaF gene encoding Putative ribosomal N-acetyltransferase YdaF has translation MHSSDTMNIDFAKDYILEDERVLLRPLQLGDDAHLNIFYEQEPDLWKYFPIGSAPVDHGMKYYVEQAVQARVNGLYYSFIVFDKIKNAYVGSTRYYDIFPVHNVLSIGNTWYGKEFQGTGLNKHAKYLLLQFAFENIGAVRVQFEADNTNEKSIAAMKSIGCTVEGVLRSNRAMHGRRRDTIVLSILKEEWLQHVKDHLRRKL, from the coding sequence ATGCACAGTTCGGATACCATGAATATTGATTTTGCCAAGGATTATATTTTAGAGGATGAGCGTGTACTATTGAGGCCGCTGCAATTAGGTGACGATGCGCATTTGAATATTTTTTATGAACAGGAACCCGATCTGTGGAAGTATTTTCCTATAGGCTCAGCACCGGTAGATCATGGAATGAAATATTATGTAGAACAGGCAGTGCAGGCTAGAGTAAACGGATTGTATTATTCCTTTATCGTATTTGACAAAATCAAGAACGCTTATGTCGGTTCTACGAGGTATTATGATATATTTCCGGTGCATAACGTGCTGAGCATAGGTAATACATGGTATGGCAAGGAGTTTCAAGGTACTGGTTTGAATAAGCATGCCAAATATCTATTGTTACAATTCGCTTTTGAGAATATAGGCGCTGTGCGTGTACAGTTTGAGGCTGATAATACCAATGAAAAAAGTATAGCGGCTATGAAGAGCATTGGGTGTACAGTAGAAGGTGTATTGCGCAGTAATAGAGCGATGCATGGAAGAAGAAGAGATACCATTGTGCTCAGCATATTAAAAGAAGAATGGTTGCAGCATGTAAAGGATCATCTTAGAAGAAAATTATAA
- the leuA_1 gene encoding 2-isopropylmalate synthase: MAQDKVFIFDTTLRDGEQVPGCKLNTEEKIKLALKLEALGVDIIEAGFPISSPGDFKSVEEISKAIKNATVAGLSRAVQKDIEVAAEALKPAVRPRIHTGIGASDNHIKYKFNSTRENILERAVAAVKLARNLVPDVEFYAEDAGRADIQFLAQLTEAVIAAGATVVNIPDTTGFCLPHQYQEKIAYLINNVPNIDKAILSCHCHNDLGLATANSIAGAMAGARQIECTINGIGERAGNTSLEEVVMIIKKHPELNLYTNIDTTKLLPMSRLVSETMRMVVQPNKAVVGDNAFSHSSGIHQDGFLKEASTYEIISPDEVGADTSRIVLTARSGRSALAYRFKNLGYNFDRNQVDELYQQFLRIADEKKEVEDADLIVIADKMKALAE; encoded by the coding sequence ATGGCACAAGACAAAGTATTTATTTTCGACACAACCCTCAGAGATGGAGAACAGGTTCCAGGATGCAAACTTAATACCGAAGAAAAGATTAAGCTTGCCTTAAAGCTGGAGGCTTTAGGTGTAGATATTATCGAAGCTGGTTTCCCAATCTCCAGCCCGGGGGATTTTAAATCTGTGGAAGAAATCTCAAAAGCCATAAAAAACGCTACAGTAGCCGGTCTAAGCCGTGCAGTACAAAAAGATATTGAAGTAGCCGCAGAAGCATTAAAACCTGCCGTTAGACCTCGTATTCACACAGGTATAGGAGCTTCAGACAATCATATCAAATACAAATTTAACTCCACTAGAGAAAACATATTGGAACGGGCCGTAGCTGCTGTAAAACTGGCGCGCAATCTGGTACCTGATGTAGAGTTTTATGCCGAAGATGCTGGCCGTGCCGACATTCAGTTTTTAGCACAGCTCACCGAAGCGGTAATTGCAGCCGGCGCCACAGTGGTAAATATTCCAGATACTACCGGATTCTGCCTGCCGCATCAGTATCAGGAAAAAATAGCCTACTTGATCAACAATGTTCCCAATATCGATAAAGCTATTTTATCCTGTCATTGTCATAACGATTTGGGACTTGCAACAGCCAACTCCATCGCCGGTGCCATGGCGGGGGCACGCCAGATCGAATGTACCATCAACGGAATTGGAGAAAGGGCCGGTAATACTTCTCTGGAAGAAGTAGTGATGATTATCAAAAAACATCCCGAACTGAACCTCTATACCAATATCGACACTACTAAATTATTACCGATGAGTCGTCTTGTCTCAGAAACCATGCGTATGGTCGTCCAGCCTAACAAGGCCGTCGTCGGTGACAATGCATTCTCTCACTCTTCAGGAATACATCAAGACGGCTTCTTAAAAGAAGCTTCCACTTATGAAATCATTTCTCCTGATGAAGTAGGTGCCGATACATCGCGTATTGTGCTTACAGCCCGCAGCGGACGCAGTGCATTGGCTTACCGATTTAAGAATCTAGGATATAATTTCGACCGCAATCAGGTAGATGAACTTTATCAGCAATTCTTACGCATTGCTGATGAAAAGAAAGAAGTAGAAGATGCAGACCTCATTGTAATTGCGGATAAAATGAAAGCACTTGCCGAATAA
- the trpA gene encoding Tryptophan synthase alpha chain, producing MSRIKQLFERKNNHVLNIYCTAGFPKLDSTLPVMKALQESGADIIELGMPYSDPLADGVTIQNSSTVAIANGMNMRVLFQQLKDMRKAPEEGGIGNDIPVVLMGYMNPVLQYGFEKFCADAAAVGVDGLILPDMPPHEFEGVYRSIIEKYQLDFIFLVTPETSEERVRKLDSLSSGFLYAVSSSSTTGGEKDFEQVAKYLQKLQSYKLKNPIMVGFGIKDKQSFNKACQYANGAIIGSAYIKFIQHAQSPEVITKSFVQSIIN from the coding sequence ATGAGCAGAATAAAGCAATTATTTGAGCGTAAGAACAATCATGTACTGAATATTTATTGTACTGCCGGCTTCCCCAAGTTGGATAGTACATTACCCGTGATGAAGGCTTTGCAAGAAAGCGGTGCCGACATCATTGAGTTGGGGATGCCTTACAGCGACCCACTAGCCGATGGTGTTACCATTCAGAATAGCAGTACGGTGGCTATCGCCAACGGTATGAATATGCGGGTACTGTTTCAGCAGTTAAAGGACATGCGTAAGGCACCGGAAGAGGGAGGTATTGGTAATGACATACCTGTGGTGCTGATGGGCTATATGAACCCGGTACTGCAGTACGGCTTTGAAAAATTCTGTGCCGATGCAGCTGCAGTAGGAGTAGACGGACTCATTTTGCCGGATATGCCACCTCATGAGTTTGAAGGAGTGTACCGCTCTATTATTGAAAAGTATCAGTTGGATTTTATTTTTCTGGTAACTCCCGAAACTTCGGAAGAGCGTGTTAGAAAACTCGACAGCTTAAGTAGTGGGTTTCTCTATGCCGTGTCTTCGTCCTCTACCACCGGAGGTGAAAAAGATTTTGAGCAAGTGGCAAAATATTTGCAAAAGTTACAGAGTTATAAATTGAAGAACCCGATTATGGTAGGTTTTGGTATTAAAGACAAACAGTCGTTTAATAAGGCCTGCCAATATGCCAATGGGGCCATTATAGGTTCGGCATACATCAAGTTTATTCAGCATGCTCAGTCGCCCGAGGTGATTACAAAGAGTTTTGTGCAAAGCATTATCAATTAA
- the ilvC gene encoding Ketol-acid reductoisomerase (NADP(+)): protein MANYFNTLPFREQLKQLGVCEFMDKDEFADGVNALKGKKIVIVGCGAQGLNQGLNLRDSGLDVSYALRKEAIEQKRASWKNATDNNFQVGTYEELIPIADLVINLTPDKQHTSVINAVMPLMKKGATLSYSHGFNIVEEGMQIRKDITVIMVAPKSPGSEVRAEYLRGFGVPTLIAVHPENDPEGKGLEWAKAYCVGIGGHRAGVLRSSFVAEVKSDLMGEQTILCGLLQTASILSFDKMIEKGIDPGYAAKLVQYGVEVITEALKHGGITGMMDRLSNPAKIKAFEVAEELKSIMRPLFEKHMDDILSGEFSKTMMEDWANGDAKLLKWRAETAETAFEKTPAGDMPISEQEYFDNYTLMVAFIKAGVELAFETMVDAGIKPESAYYESLHETPLIANTIARKKLYEMNRVISDTAEYGCYLFDQACKPLLADFMKKVDTDLVGKNFNEGKDNSVDNQLLIKINEAIRNHPVEDVGRVLRKAMTAMKSIKAS from the coding sequence ATGGCGAATTATTTTAACACGTTACCATTCAGAGAGCAGCTAAAACAATTAGGTGTTTGTGAATTCATGGATAAAGATGAGTTCGCAGATGGTGTTAATGCGCTGAAAGGAAAAAAAATCGTTATCGTAGGTTGTGGTGCTCAGGGTTTAAATCAAGGGTTAAACCTGAGAGATAGCGGACTGGATGTTTCCTATGCTTTGAGAAAAGAAGCTATAGAGCAAAAAAGAGCAAGTTGGAAAAATGCTACCGACAACAACTTTCAAGTAGGTACGTACGAAGAGCTGATTCCTATCGCTGACTTGGTAATCAATCTTACACCCGACAAGCAACACACCAGCGTTATCAACGCGGTTATGCCATTGATGAAAAAAGGTGCTACATTATCGTATTCACATGGCTTCAATATTGTAGAAGAAGGCATGCAAATACGTAAGGATATTACCGTAATTATGGTGGCTCCCAAAAGCCCGGGTAGCGAGGTAAGAGCGGAATATCTGCGCGGCTTTGGAGTGCCTACGCTTATCGCCGTACACCCCGAAAACGATCCGGAAGGAAAAGGCTTAGAGTGGGCCAAAGCCTACTGTGTAGGTATCGGCGGACATCGTGCCGGTGTACTGAGATCATCTTTTGTGGCTGAAGTGAAATCAGACCTAATGGGAGAACAAACCATTCTTTGTGGTCTGCTACAAACAGCTTCGATTTTGTCGTTCGATAAGATGATTGAAAAAGGTATCGACCCCGGCTATGCTGCCAAACTCGTACAATATGGAGTAGAAGTTATTACCGAAGCATTGAAGCACGGCGGTATTACAGGCATGATGGATCGCCTGAGCAATCCAGCTAAAATAAAAGCCTTTGAGGTGGCTGAGGAGCTGAAAAGCATCATGCGCCCATTGTTCGAAAAACACATGGACGATATCCTCAGCGGTGAATTCAGCAAAACCATGATGGAGGACTGGGCAAATGGTGATGCCAAATTGCTGAAATGGAGAGCTGAAACTGCTGAAACTGCATTTGAAAAAACTCCAGCAGGAGATATGCCTATTAGCGAACAGGAATATTTTGATAACTACACCCTAATGGTGGCCTTCATCAAAGCGGGCGTGGAACTAGCATTCGAAACCATGGTGGATGCAGGCATTAAACCCGAATCTGCCTATTATGAGTCATTACACGAAACCCCGCTAATCGCCAACACAATTGCTCGTAAGAAGCTTTACGAAATGAACCGCGTCATCTCTGATACAGCTGAATATGGTTGTTACCTGTTTGATCAGGCTTGTAAACCGTTGTTGGCAGATTTTATGAAGAAAGTGGATACCGACTTAGTAGGTAAAAACTTTAATGAAGGTAAAGACAATTCGGTAGACAACCAGTTGCTGATTAAAATCAACGAGGCTATCCGCAATCACCCCGTTGAAGACGTAGGTCGTGTATTGCGTAAAGCAATGACAGCAATGAAGTCTATCAAAGCATCTTAA
- the ilvD gene encoding Dihydroxy-acid dehydratase produces the protein MSELNKYSKTITQDPTQPAAQAQLYALGLTEEDLKKAQVGVVSMGYDGNPCNMHLNELAAEVKKGVWENDLVGLIFNTIGVSDGMSNGTDGMRYSLVSRDIIADSIETVCGAQYYDGLIAIPGCDKNMPGSLMAMGRLNRPAIMVYGGTIAPGHYKGQDLNIVSAFEALGQKIAGTLDENDFKEIVKRSCPGAGACGGMYTANTMASAIEAMGMSLPYSSSNPALSEEKRRECREAGKYIRILLEKDIKPRDIMTRKAFENAITIVIALGGSTNAVLHLLAMAKSVNVPLTQDDFQKISDKTPVLADFKPSGKYLMQDLHKIGGIPAVMKYLMKNGFIDGSCLTVTGKTIAENLENVPDLDFDSQDIVMPLDKPIKKTGHLQILYGNLAEKGSVAKISGKEGERFEGTARVFDGEKKLIEGIANGRVKPGDVVVIKNEGPKGAPGMPEMLKPTSAIIGAGLGKSVALITDGRFSGGTHGFVVGHVTPEAYEGGLIAFVQDDDIIEIDAVNNKITLKVPDEEIARRKANWQRPPLKATNGVLYKYAKLVKDASEGCVTDED, from the coding sequence ATGAGCGAACTAAATAAATACTCGAAAACCATTACGCAAGACCCTACACAGCCTGCCGCGCAGGCTCAACTATATGCCTTAGGATTAACAGAAGAAGACCTTAAAAAAGCCCAAGTGGGTGTCGTAAGCATGGGGTACGATGGTAATCCCTGTAATATGCACCTGAATGAGCTGGCAGCAGAAGTAAAAAAAGGAGTTTGGGAAAACGACCTCGTAGGTTTGATATTTAATACAATCGGCGTCAGTGATGGAATGAGTAACGGTACCGACGGGATGCGTTATTCGCTGGTAAGCCGTGATATTATTGCCGACTCCATCGAAACCGTTTGTGGAGCTCAGTATTATGATGGATTGATTGCTATTCCCGGATGCGACAAAAACATGCCCGGTTCCCTAATGGCCATGGGGCGCTTGAACCGCCCAGCCATCATGGTATATGGAGGAACCATTGCCCCCGGTCATTATAAAGGTCAGGATCTAAACATTGTTTCGGCTTTTGAAGCATTGGGCCAAAAAATAGCCGGAACGCTTGACGAAAACGACTTTAAAGAAATTGTAAAAAGAAGCTGTCCGGGTGCTGGAGCTTGTGGAGGTATGTATACGGCTAATACAATGGCTTCTGCAATCGAAGCAATGGGTATGAGCCTTCCTTATTCCAGTAGTAATCCGGCTTTAAGTGAAGAAAAAAGGCGCGAGTGTAGAGAAGCCGGTAAATACATCCGCATCTTACTGGAAAAAGATATCAAGCCTCGCGATATCATGACTCGTAAGGCTTTTGAAAATGCGATTACCATTGTAATTGCATTGGGAGGAAGCACCAACGCCGTATTACACCTGCTGGCCATGGCAAAAAGCGTTAACGTGCCCTTGACACAGGATGATTTTCAGAAAATCAGTGATAAAACACCAGTGCTGGCAGATTTCAAACCCAGTGGTAAATACCTGATGCAGGATTTACATAAAATCGGCGGAATACCAGCCGTGATGAAATATTTAATGAAGAACGGATTTATCGATGGTAGTTGTCTTACCGTTACCGGTAAAACCATTGCAGAGAACTTGGAAAATGTTCCAGACTTGGATTTTGACTCGCAAGATATCGTAATGCCGCTCGATAAACCCATCAAGAAAACAGGACATTTACAAATCTTATACGGAAACCTCGCCGAAAAAGGTAGTGTAGCAAAGATCAGTGGTAAAGAAGGGGAGCGCTTTGAAGGAACTGCTCGTGTATTCGACGGGGAAAAGAAATTAATTGAAGGCATTGCCAATGGCAGAGTAAAACCCGGAGATGTCGTCGTCATCAAAAACGAAGGCCCTAAAGGTGCTCCTGGTATGCCCGAAATGCTGAAACCTACAAGTGCGATTATCGGAGCAGGATTAGGAAAATCAGTAGCGCTTATTACTGATGGACGATTTAGTGGGGGTACGCATGGGTTTGTGGTAGGTCACGTAACTCCGGAAGCTTATGAAGGCGGTTTAATCGCATTCGTACAAGATGATGATATTATTGAAATTGATGCTGTCAATAATAAAATCACGTTAAAAGTCCCGGATGAGGAAATAGCAAGGCGCAAAGCCAACTGGCAACGCCCGCCGCTTAAAGCCACCAATGGGGTATTGTACAAATACGCAAAACTGGTGAAAGATGCTTCTGAGGGATGTGTAACCGACGAAGATTAA
- the ilvH gene encoding Acetolactate synthase small subunit: MKQQYTITVYAEDRTGLLARITIIFSRRKINIDSLSTSASEIPGIHRFNIVIDETEEVVRKLCRQIEKQVDVLKAYYNLNEEIVWQELALYKVPTSEVTDKMVVERILREYGARVVSINNDYTVFECTGHREETDRLVKVFEKYNLIEFVRGARVAIIKKSEGFHKKIKEFEAKEPGEEAVENEYLNQNDKVFTM, translated from the coding sequence ATGAAACAGCAATATACAATTACCGTTTATGCTGAAGACCGAACAGGTTTGCTGGCACGCATTACCATTATCTTCTCCAGACGTAAAATCAACATTGACTCCTTAAGCACCTCTGCGTCCGAGATTCCTGGTATCCATCGCTTCAATATCGTGATTGACGAAACAGAAGAAGTCGTAAGAAAACTTTGTCGCCAAATAGAGAAACAGGTAGATGTATTAAAAGCTTACTACAACCTGAACGAGGAAATTGTATGGCAAGAGCTTGCATTATACAAAGTTCCTACCTCTGAGGTTACAGATAAGATGGTCGTAGAACGCATTCTGAGAGAGTATGGAGCAAGAGTCGTTTCAATCAATAACGACTATACCGTGTTTGAATGCACAGGACACAGAGAGGAAACTGACAGACTGGTGAAAGTATTTGAAAAATATAATCTCATTGAGTTTGTACGTGGCGCCCGTGTAGCTATCATCAAAAAAAGCGAAGGCTTTCACAAAAAAATCAAAGAATTTGAAGCTAAAGAGCCAGGTGAAGAAGCCGTCGAGAACGAATATCTCAATCAAAATGACAAAGTGTTCACAATGTAA